The following are encoded in a window of Phragmites australis chromosome 22, lpPhrAust1.1, whole genome shotgun sequence genomic DNA:
- the LOC133905005 gene encoding calcium-dependent protein kinase 29-like: MGNCCVARPSCKRRGGGGARRGGRLGGANVRSYSTVSSISDAARAAAQTWPPVTVLGKGLAASASAEELLRRYQLGEELGRGEFGLTRRCTDTATGEEFACKSISKRRLRSSVDIEDVRREVAIMRSLPAHANVVRLREAFEDGDAVHLVMEVCEGGELFDRIVSRGHYTERAAAAVVRTIMEVVQHCHKNGVMHRDLKPENFLYANTSETSHLKVIDFGLSVCFKPGERFNEIVGSPYYMAPEVLQRNYGQEIDIWSAGVILYILLCGVPPFWAETDEGIARAIIRSNIDFGREPWPKVSENARDLVRKMLDPNPYSRLTAQQVLEHPWIQNASAAPNIPLGEAVRSRLKQFTAMNKFKKKALLVVAEYLPTEELEAIRELFHMLDTNKDGHLTVEELRKGLRMIGHNVHDTDVDMLMEAADIDGNGTLDCKEFVTVSIHLKKIRSEDHLPKVFNYFDKNGSGYIEMEELKEALSPRGDQKAIDDIILDVDKDKDGKISYEEFELMMKAGMDWRNTSRQYSRVVYNTLSRKMFKDISLKLDPNSGPLGAVAKEQLAIN, from the exons ATGGGCAACTGCTGCGTGGCCCGGCCGTCCTGCAAgcggcggggcggcggcggcgcccgccgcggcggccgcctcgGTGGTGCTAATGTGCGGTCCTACTCCACGGTGTCCTCGATCTCCGAcgccgcgcgcgccgcggccCAGACTTGGCCGCCGGTCACCGTGCTGGGTAAGGGCCTGGCCGCGTCCGCTAGCGCTGAGGAGCTGCTCCGGCGGTACCAGCTCGGCGAGGAGCTCGGGCGCGGCGAGTTCGGCCTGACGCGGCGGTGCACCGACACGGCCACGGGCGAGGAGTTCGCGTGCAAGTCCATCAGCAAGCGCAGGCTGCGCAGTAGCGTCGACATCGAGGACGTGCGGCGGGAGGTGGCCATCATGCGCTCGCTGCCGGCGCATGCTAACGTCGTTCGGCTGCGCGAGGCCTTCGAGGACGGCGACGCCGTGCACTTAGTCATGGAGGTCTGCGAGGGAGGCGAGCTCTTCGACCGCATCGTCTCGCGCGGACACTACACtgagcgcgccgccgccgccgtcgtgcgCACCATCATGGAGGTCGTGCAG CATTGCCACAAGAACGGCGTCATGCATCGGGACCTCAAGCCTGAGAACTTCCTGTATGCCAACACATCTGAGACGTCCCATCTCAAAGTCATCGATTTTGGTCTCTCTGTGTGCTTCAAACCAG GTGAAAGATTCAATGAGATCGTTGGATCCCCCTACTACATGGCTCCTGAAGTTCTGCAGAGGAACTATGGACAAGAAATAGACATATGGAGTGCAGGAGTCATACTGTACATCTTGCTGTGTGGCGTCCCTCCTTTCTGGGCTG AGACTGATGAAGGTATTGCACGGGCTATCATCCGCTCGAACATTGACTTCGGGAGAGAGCCTTGGCCAAAGGTATCAGAGAATGCAAGAGATCTTGTCAGGAAGATGCTTGATCCTAACCCCTATTCTCGGTTGACAGCTCAACAGGTTCTAG AACATCCTTGGATACAGAATGCTAGTGCAGCTCCTAACATCCCTCTTGGAGAAGCAGTGAGGTCCAGGCTGAAGCAATTCACTGCTATgaacaagttcaagaagaaggCCTTACTT GTGGTGGCTGAGTACCTACCAACCGAAGAGCTTGAGGCAATCAGGGAGCTGTTCCACATGTTGGACACCAACAAGGATGGGCACCTGACAGTTGAAGAGCTCAGGAAGGGACTGCGAATGATAGGGCACAATGTCCATGACACCGATGTGGATATGCTCATGGAAGCT GCAGACATAGACGGCAATGGGACCCTGGACTGCAAGGAGTTTGTGACAGTTTCCATTCACCTGAAGAAAATCCGTAGCGAGGATCACCTGCCCAAGGTGTTCAACTACTTCGATAAGAACGGGAGCGGGTACATCGAGATGGAAGAGTTGAAGGAGGCGCTCTCTCCAAGAGGCGACCAGAAGGCAATCGACGACATCATCCTGGATGTTGACAAAGACAAG GATGGCAAGATAAGCTATGAGGAGTTTGAGCTGATGATGAAAGCTGGAATGGACTGGAGGAATACATCTCGGCAGTACTCAAGAGTGGTATACAACACCCTAAGCCGCAAGATGTTTAAGGACATCTCCCTGAAGCTTGATCCAAACAGTGGTCCACTTGGTGCTGTGGCGAAAGAACAACTAGCGATTAACTGA